The following DNA comes from Bacteroidia bacterium.
TTTGTTTCTTTCTATAAAAGGTAATGTTGATGATTATAAGATTTCTTACGATACCAAAATGGTAAAAGAGCATATTAAAGAGAATATGAAAGTTGAAAAGGAGAATTTAAAAACAATACTCAATGAAGAATTCGGATGGTTTAAAAATGATACAACTTTAGCTAAAAAGAAACAGAAGAAAGAAGAGCTAAAGAAACCTCAGTTTATGATTGAATGGGACGAAGACAAACCTGAAGAAGACCAAAGCGGAAAGAAATAATGTGTAAAAATTATTCGCTGGTTAATGATTAATAATGATTCTGAACATTAGTGAAATTAGTGTCAAAAAAGCTTAAATAATGAATGATAATCTCCCTGAAAAAAGAATAGTTGATTTTATTAAAAAACATCATGTATTAACGCTTGCAACAAGTTCTGAAAATGAGATATGGTGTGCAAATTGTTTTTATGCATACTCAGAGGAAGATAATTGTTTAATATTCACGTCTGATATTGAAACACGTCATATAAAAGATGCTTTAAACAACCCATTTGTTGCCGGTTCAATTGTTCTTGAAACGAGTGTAGTTGGCAAAATTCAGGGTATTCAGTTTCAGGGAATATTATCTAAACCCAAAA
Coding sequences within:
- a CDS encoding pyridoxamine 5'-phosphate oxidase family protein, with the translated sequence MNDNLPEKRIVDFIKKHHVLTLATSSENEIWCANCFYAYSEEDNCLIFTSDIETRHIKDALNNPFVAGSIVLETSVVGKIQGIQFQGILSKPKKEDLDKVKKRYLYRFPVATLMETTLWSLELTLIKMTDNRLGFGKKLIWKKLI